One window of Aricia agestis chromosome 20, ilAriAges1.1, whole genome shotgun sequence genomic DNA carries:
- the LOC121737399 gene encoding cytadherence high molecular weight protein 3-like: MKFLAFFALLAVASAAPAEQAAPSDLGPAIVEPIAVGPAVVDNYKPISVGPAVVDNYQPISVGPAVVDNYQPISVGPAVVDNYQPISVGPAVVDNYQPISVGPAVVDNYQPISVGPAIVDNYQPISVGPAIVDNYQPILVGPAVVDNFEPSPIVVVDTPIIAAPGVVDSIVPTPVAVVDSPISASPADEAHPAPAVPAFPFPFPFPYDGSCPVYYINNVIVARDISGSPVTITRRANRSPVVVAEPIDPTPVVVEEIVAEPVVIANMKFIAFFALLAVASAAPAEQANRSLLDVIGAILANLKPNPVEVGPAIVEPISVGPAVVDNYQPISVGPAVVDNYQPISVGPAVVDNYQPISVGPAVVDNYQPISVGPAVVDNYQPISVGPAVVDNYLPISVGPAVVDNYQPISVGPAIVDNYQPISVGPAIVDNYQPISVGPAVVDNYQPISVGPAIVDNYQPISVGPAVVDNFEPSPVIIDTPDGSSPLVQVVLNINNAESGSIAGSPVVIEGLPINPSPAAVAEPIVPTPVSVVDGEIVPTPVAVVEGEIAPTPVVVEEIVPEPVIIGTPVLPAPILPEPVAILPEELN, translated from the exons atgaAATTCCTCGCCTTCTTCGCTCTCCTGGCTGTAGccagcgccgcgcccgccgaACAGGCCGCACCTTCCGACC TCGGACCAGCTATCGTTGAGCCCATTGCTGTCGGCCCCGCCGTTGTTGACAACTACAAGCCCATCTCTGTTGGACCCGCTGTCGTTGACAATTACCAGCCCATCTCTGTTGGTCCCGCTGTCGTTGACAACTACCAGCCCATCTCTGTTGGTCCCGCTGTCGTTGACAACTACCAGCCCATCTCTGTTGGACCCGCTGTCGTTGACAACTACCAGCCCATCTCTGTTGGACCTGCTGTCGTTGACAACTACCAGCCCATCTCTGTTGGACCCGCTATCGTTGACAACTACCAGCCCATCTCTGTTGGTCCCGCTATCGTTGACAACTACCAGCCAATCCTCGTCGGCCCAGCTGTTGTCGACAACTTCGAGCCATCTCCCATCGTCGTCGTTGACACCCCCATCATCGCCGCCCCAGGCGTCGTTGACAGCATCGTGCCTACCCCCGTGGCCGTCGTCGACTCTCCCATCTCCGCCAGCCCCGCCGATGAGGCCCACCCCGCCCCCGCTGTTCCAGCTTTCCCCTTCCCCTTCCCCTTCCCCTACGACGGCAGCTGTCCCGTCTACTACATCAACAACGTCATTGTTGCTCGCGACATTTCTGGTAGCCCAGTAACCATCACGCGTCGCGCAAACCGTAGCCCCGTGGTCGTCGCCGAGCCCATTGACCCCACCCCCGTGGTCGTGGAGGAGATCGTGGCCGAGCCCGTCGTCATCG CAAACATGAAATTCATCGCGTTCTTCGCTCTCCTGGCTGTGgccagcgccgcgcccgctGAACAGGCCAACCGTTCCCTTCTGGACGTCATCGGAGCCATCCTCGCCAACTTGAAGCCCAACCCTGTGGAAGTCGGACCAGCCATCGTTGAGCCCATCTCTGTTGGACCCGCTGTCGTTGACAACTACCAGCCTATCTCTGTTGGACCCGCTGTCGTTGACAACTACCAGCCCATCTCTGTTGGACCCGCTGTCGTTGACAACTACCAGCCCATCTCTGTTGGACCCGCTGTCGTTGACAACTACCAGCCCATCTCTGTTGGACCCGCTGTCGTTGACAACTACCAGCCCATATCTGTTGGACCCGCTGTCGTTGACAACTACCTGCCCATATCTGTTGGACCCGCTGTCGTTGACAACTACCAGCCCATCTCTGTTGGTCCTGCTATCGTTGACAACTACCAGCCCATCTCTGTTGGACCCGCTATCGTTGACAACTACCAGCCCATCTCTGTTGGACCCGCTGTCGTTGACAACTACCAGCCCATCTCTGTGGGACCCGCTATCGTTGACAACTACCAGCCCATCTCTGTTGGTCCCGCTGTTGTCGACAACTTCGAGCCATCTCCCGTCATCATCGATACCCCC GACGGCAGCTCTCCCCTCGTCCAAGTCGTTCTCAACATCAACAACGCTGAATCTGGCTCCATTGCTGGTAGCCCAGTAGTCATCGAGGGTCTTCCCATCAACCCCAGCCCCGCGGCCGTCGCCGAGCCCATCGTCCCCACCCCCGTCTCCGTGGTGGATGGCGAGATCGTCCCTACCCCCGTCGCCGTGGTGGAGGGCGAGATCGCCCCCACCCCCGTGGTCGTGGAGGAGATCGTGCCCGAGCCCGTCATCATCGGCACCCCCGTCCTCCCCGCCCCCATCCTCCCCGAACCCGTCGCTATCCTCCCCGAGGAACTCAACTGA